From Mus pahari chromosome 20, PAHARI_EIJ_v1.1, whole genome shotgun sequence, the proteins below share one genomic window:
- the LOC110337768 gene encoding basic proline-rich protein-like — MGLRPDAERGSPESWTRPTKTRGGREVWQQVRGREAPSWGGGDCVPELVPDSLQRGSPSPPGSSPEPVPDRPGSPPRIPSEPVPDPPRSLPGMPPEPAQDPPGAGPCPGAPRAAQDKSVPSRLGYARLYRLGGAPIGGDARDPAPGPALRSAPGRRPRALLSSRPPSPCLGPGLALVRPLAPRAWIDLVALASGSRNRPASTARLPIPGAQPARRLPSLTRAPRAPAAA, encoded by the coding sequence ATGGGGCTGCGGCCCGATGCGGAACGGGGGTCCCCGGAGAGCTGGACACGCCCGACAAAGACGCGGGGAGGCAGGGAGGTCTGGCAGCAGGTTCGCGGCCGCGAGGCgccatcatggggggggggggactgcgtCCCGGAGCTCGTCCCAGATTCCCTTCAGCGCGGGTCCCCGAGTCCTCCCGGATCCTCCCCGGAGCCCGTCCCAGATCGACCCGGGAGCCCGCCCAGAATCCCCTCGGAGCCTGTCCCCGATCCTCCCCGGAGCCTGCCCGGGATGCCCCCGGAGCCCGCCCaggatccccctggagctggtcCCTGTCCCGGTGCGCCCCGCGCGGCACAGGACAAGTCTGTCCCGAGTCGGCTCGGGTACGCTCGGCTTTACCGGCTCGGCGGCGCACCCATCGGCGGGGACGCACGCGACCCGGCGCCGGGTCCCGCGCTCCGATCCGCTCCCGGCCGCCGTCCCCGCGCTCTGCTTAGCTCCCGGCCGCCGTCCCCGTGCCTCGGCCCCGGCCTCGCCTTGGTGCGCCCGCTCGCTCCCCGAGCCTGGATTGATCTGGTCGCGCTGGCGTCAGGCAGTCGGAACCGCCCAGCCTCCACAGCCCGCCTGCCAATACCCGGCGCACAACCCGCCCGCCGCTTGCCCTCGCTCACACGCGCACCGCGCGCGCCCGCTGCCGCTTAG